One segment of Herbaspirillum hiltneri N3 DNA contains the following:
- a CDS encoding four-carbon acid sugar kinase family protein: MTRQHRPRVCFYGDDFTGATDTLATATEAGLRSLLFLRVPDRRQLEAAGVLDCLGVAGAARSMAPPEMREELEPVARFFAGLQPPVTHYKICSTFDSAPYVGNIGTALSVWRQHIVNDFVPIVGGQPNLQRYCLFSNLYAAVNGGGEVFRIDRHQTMRNHPVTPMHETDMRVHLAGQGMRVAAIHAPAYAGSAEQLDAQLERLAQERPDAVLFDVGDAAHLLPIGRQIWQRAQRQPLLAIGASSVVQALCGHWREQGELPASSIGATRIAAPDGAVFVLAGSLSPVTARQVVAATSYERVTLDARRLVNEDQAYIESMLSRIAQRLNDGHHVLASTADGAHLDGEHASLRLAQASGNFLRRLLPLTTVRRIGVAGGDTSSHALKALDIWGLSYLGKLSPGVALCRAHADGAREDGIELMLKGGQMGGEDLFDRLAKGSNGA; encoded by the coding sequence ATGACCCGGCAGCATCGCCCGCGCGTCTGCTTCTACGGCGACGATTTCACCGGCGCCACCGACACGCTGGCGACGGCGACCGAAGCCGGCTTGCGCAGTTTGCTGTTCCTGCGGGTGCCGGACCGGCGTCAGCTGGAGGCGGCCGGCGTACTTGATTGCCTTGGCGTCGCGGGCGCTGCGCGTTCGATGGCGCCGCCAGAAATGCGCGAAGAACTCGAACCGGTCGCCCGGTTTTTTGCCGGCTTGCAGCCGCCGGTGACGCACTACAAAATCTGCTCGACCTTCGACAGCGCGCCGTACGTCGGCAACATCGGTACGGCCCTGTCGGTATGGCGGCAACACATTGTTAATGACTTCGTGCCCATCGTCGGCGGCCAGCCCAATCTGCAGCGCTACTGCCTGTTCAGCAACCTGTACGCCGCGGTCAACGGCGGCGGCGAAGTATTCCGCATCGATCGCCACCAGACCATGCGTAATCATCCGGTGACGCCGATGCACGAAACCGACATGCGCGTGCACCTTGCGGGGCAGGGCATGCGGGTGGCTGCCATCCATGCGCCGGCTTACGCGGGGAGTGCGGAACAACTGGATGCACAGCTGGAACGGCTGGCGCAAGAACGGCCTGATGCCGTGCTGTTCGACGTCGGCGACGCGGCGCATCTGCTGCCGATCGGCCGGCAGATCTGGCAGCGCGCGCAACGGCAGCCCTTGCTGGCAATCGGTGCCAGCAGCGTGGTGCAGGCCTTGTGCGGTCATTGGCGCGAACAGGGGGAGTTGCCCGCGTCTTCGATCGGTGCGACACGCATCGCTGCGCCTGACGGCGCTGTGTTCGTGCTGGCCGGCAGCCTGTCGCCGGTCACGGCGCGCCAGGTGGTCGCCGCGACGTCATACGAGCGCGTCACACTGGATGCGCGCCGACTGGTCAATGAGGACCAGGCTTATATCGAGTCGATGCTGTCACGCATTGCACAACGTCTGAACGACGGTCATCACGTGCTGGCCAGTACCGCCGACGGCGCACACCTCGATGGTGAGCACGCATCGTTGCGGCTGGCGCAGGCGAGCGGGAATTTCCTGCGGCGTCTGTTGCCGCTGACCACGGTACGCCGCATCGGCGTGGCCGGCGGCGACACTTCCAGCCATGCCCTGAAGGCGCTCGACATCTGGGGCTTGTCCTATCTTGGCAAGCTGTCGCCGGGCGTAGCGTTGTGCCGTGCGCACGCCGACGGTGCGCGCGAGGATGGCATCGAACTGATGCTCAAGGGCGGCCAGATGGGCGGCGAGGATTTGTTCGACCGGCTGGCGAAGGGATCCAACGGCGCCTAG
- a CDS encoding isovaleryl-CoA dehydrogenase, whose amino-acid sequence MKTHDVANQVPELQDFNLYDTDTALSQGVRRGQAGWHASVLANYGAELGSAEVLQMAALANRHEPELNTHDRFGNRIDRVDFHPAWHALLALLRREGLHALPWMPEFDGKPGAHVARAAGYFLHAQVEAGSLCPTTMTFASIPVLRSEEALYGLLRDKLFSRQHDPRDLPLEQKHSMLVGMGMTEKQGGSDVRSNTTAARPLNGSGRGAAYTLTGHKWFFSAPMCDAHMVLARTDNGLSCFFIPRWRPDGHKNGVLIQRIKDKLGNRSNSSSEVEFEDAYGVMVGDEGRGIPTIIEMANHTRLDCVIGSAGLMRHALVQAIHHARHRSAFGKHLADQPLMRNVLADLALESEAATLLMLRLASAFEAPADPLQRAWRRIVTPAAKFWICKRALEFTGECMEVWGGNGYVETGPMARMYREAPVNSIWEGSGNVMCLDVLRAMEREPDACLLLLDELQQVADGHEVLQAPLHALKQMMTLPPEQREMLARRLVQQLVLTVQGALMLQHAPPAMAEAFVLSRGDAANGRVYGTLPAGSTDAASLHQSILARAWPQ is encoded by the coding sequence ATGAAAACGCACGATGTCGCCAACCAGGTCCCGGAACTGCAGGACTTCAATCTGTATGACACCGATACCGCGCTGAGCCAGGGCGTACGGCGCGGGCAGGCCGGCTGGCATGCATCGGTGCTGGCCAATTACGGCGCCGAACTGGGCAGCGCCGAGGTGCTGCAGATGGCCGCATTGGCCAACCGCCACGAGCCCGAACTCAATACCCACGATCGCTTCGGCAACCGCATTGACCGCGTCGACTTTCACCCCGCCTGGCATGCCCTGCTGGCATTGCTGCGGCGCGAAGGACTGCACGCGCTGCCGTGGATGCCGGAATTCGATGGCAAGCCCGGCGCCCATGTCGCGCGCGCCGCCGGCTATTTCCTGCATGCCCAGGTCGAAGCCGGATCCTTGTGTCCGACCACCATGACCTTCGCCTCGATCCCGGTATTGCGCAGTGAAGAGGCTCTGTACGGCCTGCTGCGCGACAAATTGTTTTCCCGCCAACACGACCCGCGCGACCTGCCGCTGGAACAGAAGCACTCCATGCTGGTCGGCATGGGCATGACGGAAAAGCAAGGCGGCTCCGACGTGCGCAGCAACACCACGGCGGCGCGCCCGCTCAATGGCAGCGGCCGCGGCGCAGCCTACACGCTGACCGGCCACAAATGGTTTTTTTCGGCGCCGATGTGCGATGCCCACATGGTCCTGGCGCGCACCGACAACGGCCTGTCGTGCTTCTTCATACCGCGCTGGCGGCCCGACGGCCACAAGAACGGCGTGCTGATCCAGCGCATCAAGGACAAACTCGGCAACCGCTCCAACTCCAGCAGCGAAGTCGAATTTGAAGATGCCTACGGCGTCATGGTCGGCGATGAAGGACGCGGCATCCCCACCATCATCGAGATGGCCAACCACACGCGCCTCGATTGCGTCATCGGCAGCGCCGGCCTGATGCGCCATGCGCTGGTGCAGGCCATCCATCACGCGCGCCACCGCAGCGCCTTCGGCAAGCATCTCGCCGACCAGCCGCTGATGCGTAACGTGCTGGCCGACCTGGCGCTGGAAAGCGAAGCCGCGACCTTGCTGATGCTGCGTCTGGCGAGCGCCTTCGAAGCGCCCGCCGATCCCTTGCAGCGCGCCTGGCGCCGCATCGTCACGCCGGCGGCCAAGTTCTGGATCTGCAAACGCGCGCTGGAATTCACCGGCGAGTGCATGGAAGTCTGGGGCGGCAACGGCTACGTGGAAACCGGACCGATGGCACGCATGTATCGCGAAGCTCCGGTCAACTCGATCTGGGAAGGTTCGGGCAACGTGATGTGCCTCGACGTGCTGCGCGCGATGGAACGCGAACCGGACGCCTGCCTGTTGCTGTTGGATGAATTGCAACAGGTCGCCGATGGCCACGAGGTCTTGCAGGCGCCGCTGCACGCGCTCAAGCAAATGATGACGCTGCCGCCGGAACAGCGCGAAATGCTGGCGCGCCGCCTGGTGCAGCAGCTGGTGCTGACCGTGCAGGGTGCGCTGATGTTGCAGCATGCGCCGCCGGCGATGGCCGAGGCCTTCGTGCTCAGCCGCGGCGATGCCGCCAACGGCCGCGTGTACGGCACGCTGCCTGCCGGAAGCACGGATGCCGCGTCCTTGCACCAAAGCATCCTGGCGCGCGCCTGGCCGCAGTAA
- the cysM gene encoding cysteine synthase CysM, giving the protein MPYLTIEDTIGNTPLIQLQRLGGEDAKRRNNIILGKMEGNNPAGSVKDRAALSMIRRAEERGQIKPGDTLIEATSGNTGIALAMVAALRGYKMVLLMPENLSEERRQSMAAYGAKIVLTPKSGGMEYARDLAEQMQKEGQGLILDQFANGDNPQAHYETTGPELWRDTEGRITHFVSAMGTTGTIMGVSRYLKEQNPEIQIIGAQPEEGSSIPGIRKWPDAYLPKIYEKPRVDQLEYVSQAAAENMARKLAMVEGLFCGISAAGACEVALRLSQQVENATIVFVVCDRGDRYLSTGVFPA; this is encoded by the coding sequence ATGCCTTATCTGACCATCGAAGACACCATCGGCAATACGCCCTTGATCCAATTGCAGCGCCTCGGCGGCGAAGACGCCAAGCGACGCAACAACATCATCCTCGGCAAGATGGAGGGCAACAATCCGGCCGGGTCGGTCAAGGACCGCGCCGCGCTGTCGATGATCCGCCGCGCCGAGGAGCGCGGCCAGATCAAGCCTGGCGATACCCTGATCGAAGCCACCAGCGGCAACACCGGCATCGCGCTGGCCATGGTGGCCGCACTGCGCGGCTACAAGATGGTGCTGCTGATGCCGGAAAACCTCAGCGAAGAACGCCGCCAGAGCATGGCCGCCTATGGCGCCAAGATCGTCCTGACGCCCAAGAGTGGCGGCATGGAATACGCCCGCGACCTCGCCGAACAGATGCAGAAGGAAGGCCAGGGCCTGATCCTCGACCAGTTCGCCAATGGCGACAATCCGCAGGCGCACTATGAAACCACCGGCCCCGAACTGTGGCGCGACACCGAAGGCCGCATTACCCATTTCGTCAGCGCCATGGGCACCACCGGCACCATCATGGGCGTGTCGCGCTACCTGAAGGAACAGAATCCCGAGATCCAGATCATCGGTGCCCAGCCGGAAGAAGGTTCGTCGATTCCGGGCATCCGCAAATGGCCGGACGCCTACCTGCCGAAAATCTATGAAAAGCCGCGCGTCGACCAGCTCGAATACGTGAGCCAGGCCGCCGCCGAAAACATGGCGCGCAAACTGGCGATGGTGGAGGGGCTGTTCTGCGGCATTTCCGCAGCCGGCGCTTGCGAAGTGGCGCTGCGCCTATCGCAGCAGGTCGAGAATGCGACCATCGTGTTCGTGGTCTGCGATCGCGGCGACCGCTATCTGTCTACGGGCGTATTTCCTGCCTAG
- a CDS encoding DUF1415 domain-containing protein has translation MDTPTFPDDDTVAALTRAWVAEAVIGLNLCPFAKSVYVKDQIRYVVSHADNEADLAQQLLTELQHLQAADPELLDTTLLIHPRVLQDFYDYNSFLDVADQVLEDAGLDGVIQIASFHPQYQFADAGPDDIDNYTNRSPFPVLHLLRESSIDRAVAAFPEASAIFERNIATMRDLGLNGWNRLAFVVSKKQHQL, from the coding sequence ATGGATACGCCTACTTTCCCCGACGACGACACGGTTGCCGCCCTGACCCGCGCCTGGGTCGCCGAAGCCGTGATCGGCCTGAACCTCTGCCCGTTCGCCAAATCGGTCTACGTCAAGGATCAGATTCGCTATGTGGTCAGCCACGCGGACAACGAAGCTGATCTGGCGCAACAGCTGCTGACGGAATTGCAACACCTGCAAGCCGCCGATCCGGAGTTGCTCGACACCACGCTGCTGATCCATCCGCGCGTGCTGCAGGATTTCTACGACTACAACAGCTTCCTCGACGTCGCCGACCAGGTACTGGAAGACGCCGGGCTGGACGGCGTCATTCAGATCGCCAGTTTCCATCCGCAGTATCAGTTTGCCGATGCCGGGCCTGACGATATCGACAACTACACCAACCGCTCGCCGTTTCCGGTTTTGCATCTGTTGCGTGAAAGCAGCATCGACCGGGCGGTCGCCGCCTTCCCCGAGGCAAGCGCCATTTTCGAACGAAACATCGCAACCATGCGGGATCTCGGGCTAAATGGCTGGAATCGGCTGGCTTTTGTCGTGTCAAAGAAACAACACCAATTATAG
- a CDS encoding YaeQ family protein has product MALKATIFKADLQISDMDRHYYQNHSLTIARHPSETDERMMIRVLAFALNASDALTFGKGLSDVEDPDVVAKDLTGAIDLWIEVGQPDDKRILKACGRAAHVIVYSYSSVSSIWWNQIGNRVERAKNLTVINIAAETSQALEKLAQRNMQLQCTIQDGQIWLGNNEEMVQIDPQVIKP; this is encoded by the coding sequence ATGGCGCTCAAAGCAACCATTTTCAAAGCCGATCTGCAGATTTCCGACATGGATCGGCATTACTACCAGAACCATTCGCTGACCATCGCGCGCCACCCGTCGGAAACCGACGAGCGCATGATGATCCGTGTGCTGGCCTTTGCGCTCAACGCCAGCGACGCGCTGACCTTCGGCAAGGGCTTGTCCGACGTCGAAGACCCGGACGTCGTGGCAAAAGACCTGACCGGCGCCATCGATCTCTGGATCGAAGTCGGCCAGCCCGACGACAAGCGCATCCTCAAGGCCTGCGGCCGCGCGGCGCACGTGATCGTCTACAGCTACAGCAGTGTCAGCAGCATCTGGTGGAACCAGATCGGCAACCGCGTCGAGCGCGCCAAGAATCTGACCGTCATCAACATCGCCGCCGAAACCAGCCAGGCATTGGAAAAGCTCGCCCAGCGCAACATGCAATTGCAATGCACGATCCAGGACGGCCAGATCTGGCTGGGCAACAATGAAGAGATGGTGCAGATCGACCCGCAGGTCATCAAGCCGTAG
- a CDS encoding MmgE/PrpD family protein, with the protein MTPPTAIDRLADWICSLHADRAVRNIPASVRSIAANCLIDTIGVAFAGSATAVARTARAIAVDAGSRGDAAVLGSHHLFSAPAAAFANATSAHALDFDDNCYAGFVHGSAVIAPAAIAVAQKRNASGRDLLTAFIVGSECEYAVGAATNSVLYDHGWWTTGVLGPIGACAAAAWLLKLDRRQTASALGLAVAGTGGMKACFGTDAKALMAGRAAEAGIVAALLAAQGASGPHDAFEHWNGFNGLFNQGEFNLATMAQLGMQWFLESPGVDIKRIPLCLSSHAAVDAAMALVARHAIDVAAIEEIVCDVPQIVFANLIYNQPATRQQAQFSMPFAIAVSLLYGSVQLQHLDGAVLQEQPVLELMKRVKMTVGPRWSLEGACEAAPEGANVRIRLRGGDWLEEFQAQARGSAQCPMRQDEIEAKFMQCMEAGSAGNVHGQGGSGNGGDRDTGALLLSRLKSIETLPSVRELFSVR; encoded by the coding sequence ATGACTCCCCCTACCGCAATCGACCGCCTGGCCGACTGGATCTGCAGCCTGCACGCTGACCGTGCCGTGCGTAACATTCCCGCTTCCGTGCGCAGCATCGCCGCCAATTGCCTGATCGATACGATCGGCGTCGCCTTTGCCGGATCGGCGACGGCGGTCGCTCGCACGGCGCGCGCCATCGCCGTGGATGCCGGTTCACGCGGCGACGCGGCGGTGCTGGGAAGCCATCACTTGTTTTCTGCGCCGGCGGCGGCGTTCGCCAACGCCACCTCGGCTCACGCCCTCGACTTTGACGACAACTGCTACGCCGGCTTCGTGCACGGTTCCGCCGTGATCGCCCCCGCCGCAATCGCGGTCGCACAAAAGCGCAATGCCTCGGGACGTGACCTGCTGACCGCCTTCATTGTCGGATCCGAGTGCGAGTACGCCGTCGGCGCCGCAACCAATAGCGTGCTGTATGACCATGGCTGGTGGACTACCGGCGTGCTCGGTCCGATCGGGGCCTGCGCGGCGGCGGCATGGCTGCTCAAGCTGGACCGCCGCCAGACGGCGTCGGCATTGGGGCTGGCGGTGGCCGGTACGGGTGGCATGAAGGCCTGTTTCGGCACCGATGCCAAGGCGCTGATGGCCGGCCGTGCGGCGGAAGCCGGCATCGTCGCCGCCTTGCTCGCCGCCCAGGGCGCGAGCGGGCCGCACGATGCCTTCGAACACTGGAATGGATTTAACGGCTTGTTCAATCAAGGCGAATTCAACCTTGCCACGATGGCGCAGCTGGGGATGCAATGGTTCTTGGAATCGCCCGGGGTCGATATCAAGCGCATCCCCCTCTGTCTGTCTTCGCATGCCGCGGTCGATGCCGCCATGGCGCTCGTCGCCCGGCATGCTATCGACGTCGCGGCAATCGAAGAGATCGTCTGCGACGTACCGCAGATCGTTTTTGCCAATCTGATCTACAACCAGCCGGCGACAAGACAGCAAGCCCAATTCAGCATGCCTTTCGCCATTGCGGTGTCCTTGCTGTACGGCTCGGTGCAATTGCAGCACCTGGACGGCGCGGTACTGCAGGAGCAGCCCGTCCTCGAATTGATGAAGCGCGTGAAGATGACAGTCGGCCCGCGCTGGAGCCTGGAAGGCGCCTGCGAGGCGGCGCCGGAAGGAGCAAACGTGCGGATCAGGCTACGCGGCGGCGACTGGCTTGAGGAGTTTCAGGCGCAGGCGCGCGGCAGTGCGCAATGCCCGATGCGGCAGGATGAAATCGAAGCCAAGTTCATGCAGTGCATGGAGGCGGGAAGTGCCGGCAACGTCCACGGCCAAGGCGGCAGCGGCAACGGCGGCGACAGAGACACCGGCGCCCTGCTGCTGTCCCGCCTCAAATCGATCGAGACGCTGCCGTCGGTGCGCGAACTGTTTTCCGTCCGATAG
- a CDS encoding transporter substrate-binding domain-containing protein: protein MKRRSLLLSLIAVAIAATVSANAMAEDALSTILARKVIRVAVPTDYPPYGSVGTDMTPRGYDIDMATLVAKKLGVKLELVPVTGPNRVAYLQTKKSDLTISSLGKTPEREKVIDYSIAYAPFFDAVFGKQEIIAKNYNELTGKVIAVTRGSMQDEELSRLAPGAVIKRFEDNNGTVSAFLAGQAQMFATGTAVAATIKTKDPSVSMDLKVILSNSPCYIGVLKGEPQLVARLNEIIREAKSNGAIDEMSKKWLGAPAGPLPE, encoded by the coding sequence ATGAAACGCCGCTCCCTCCTGCTTAGCCTGATCGCCGTCGCCATCGCCGCTACTGTTTCCGCCAACGCCATGGCGGAGGACGCACTCAGCACCATCCTGGCGCGCAAGGTCATCCGCGTCGCCGTACCGACCGACTATCCGCCCTACGGCTCGGTCGGCACCGACATGACGCCGCGCGGCTACGACATTGATATGGCGACGCTGGTCGCAAAAAAACTCGGCGTCAAACTGGAACTGGTCCCCGTCACCGGCCCCAATCGCGTCGCCTACCTGCAAACAAAAAAATCCGACCTGACCATTTCGTCGCTCGGTAAAACACCTGAGCGTGAAAAGGTCATCGACTACAGCATCGCCTATGCGCCGTTCTTCGACGCCGTCTTCGGCAAGCAGGAAATCATCGCGAAGAACTACAACGAACTCACCGGCAAGGTCATCGCCGTAACGCGCGGCTCGATGCAGGACGAAGAACTCTCGCGCCTGGCCCCGGGCGCCGTGATCAAGCGCTTCGAAGACAACAACGGCACGGTCTCGGCCTTCCTCGCCGGCCAGGCGCAGATGTTTGCAACCGGCACGGCCGTGGCGGCCACGATCAAGACCAAGGATCCATCGGTGAGCATGGATCTGAAAGTGATCCTGTCCAATTCGCCGTGCTACATCGGCGTGCTCAAGGGCGAGCCGCAACTGGTCGCCCGGCTCAACGAGATCATCCGCGAGGCCAAGAGCAACGGCGCCATTGACGAAATGTCGAAGAAATGGCTGGGCGCGCCTGCCGGCCCATTGCCGGAGTAA
- a CDS encoding MurR/RpiR family transcriptional regulator has protein sequence MNQASSTSPKPSQRLPSQQALVLHIKQCFDSLPRQVRLAAGFVLDHPHEVAVMSMREQARLAGIPPSTMTRLAKFLGMEGYDDIREVFKNNLRSRSNEYSQRAHGLVELNQKIGETALALDVANNAIAHIQALCSADTLAAIVRAVKLLSSSRTIYCLGLRSSFPVAFQFSHVSEYFAKNITLIDGAGESGMMKIMHQAGPKDALFVCCIAPYSRRAISIAGHLAKAGVKLIAITDSDSSPIARMATETILVGKQNASFFDTLVPAFLVSEILVALMAATSKVDVKASVSETEKNLWSMGEWWGTEVSELPRMPRSRTRKNDR, from the coding sequence GTGAATCAAGCTTCATCAACATCGCCAAAGCCGTCGCAGCGCTTGCCGTCGCAACAAGCGCTGGTGCTGCATATCAAGCAATGTTTCGACAGCCTGCCGCGGCAAGTGCGGCTCGCGGCCGGATTCGTGCTCGATCATCCGCACGAAGTTGCGGTGATGTCCATGCGCGAGCAGGCGCGGCTTGCCGGCATCCCGCCGTCGACGATGACGCGGCTGGCAAAGTTTCTGGGCATGGAGGGTTATGACGACATCCGTGAAGTGTTCAAGAACAATCTGCGTTCGCGCAGCAACGAATACAGCCAGCGCGCCCACGGCCTGGTCGAACTGAATCAGAAGATCGGCGAAACCGCGCTCGCGCTCGATGTCGCCAACAACGCCATCGCGCACATCCAGGCGCTGTGCAGCGCCGACACGCTGGCCGCCATCGTGCGCGCCGTGAAGCTCCTGTCGTCATCGCGCACCATCTATTGCCTGGGCTTGCGTTCGTCGTTTCCCGTGGCGTTCCAGTTTTCCCACGTCTCCGAATACTTCGCCAAGAACATCACGCTCATCGACGGCGCCGGTGAAAGCGGCATGATGAAGATCATGCATCAGGCCGGCCCCAAGGACGCCTTGTTCGTCTGCTGCATCGCGCCTTATTCGCGGCGCGCCATATCGATTGCCGGACATCTGGCCAAAGCCGGCGTCAAGCTGATCGCCATCACCGACAGCGACAGCTCGCCGATTGCACGCATGGCAACGGAGACCATTCTGGTCGGCAAACAGAATGCCTCGTTCTTCGACACGCTGGTCCCCGCTTTCCTCGTCAGTGAAATTCTGGTCGCGCTGATGGCGGCGACTTCCAAGGTCGACGTCAAGGCCTCGGTGTCCGAGACGGAGAAAAATCTGTGGAGCATGGGTGAATGGTGGGGTACGGAAGTCAGCGAGTTGCCCCGGATGCCCAGATCGCGCACCCGCAAGAACGACAGATGA
- a CDS encoding LysR family transcriptional regulator: MIQLDFDERDLRSLRVFCNAAQAGGFAAAEKRLHMSKASISRHVREVEERLGVRLCERGPAGFKLTPEGEVALKLASDALRSLERIRSEIDAVHGVLSGSLSIGIVEHTLTHPDCKIPEALAILRQRAPNVRPEISVMTFPDLNQALREHRVDIAIRGRYPREGEFSYLPLFSETHRVYTAAKKTRGGAGDLPLVYRPHPYVDQALATEGYARGPDAGGLEAIGLLVATGCYLGILPVHYVQLLGKRYALRARSDGPSYHHQICAVTESSRPSTYRADLFLDILRELHPGNQAA; this comes from the coding sequence ATGATCCAGTTGGACTTCGACGAACGCGACCTGCGCTCTCTGCGGGTGTTTTGCAATGCGGCCCAGGCCGGTGGATTCGCGGCGGCGGAAAAGCGCCTGCATATGTCCAAGGCGTCCATCAGCCGGCACGTGCGCGAAGTGGAAGAGCGCCTCGGCGTGCGCCTGTGCGAACGCGGCCCTGCCGGTTTCAAGCTGACGCCGGAGGGCGAGGTGGCGCTCAAGCTGGCCTCGGATGCACTGCGCTCGCTGGAACGGATCCGCTCCGAAATCGATGCCGTGCATGGCGTGTTGTCCGGTTCGCTGTCGATCGGCATCGTCGAACACACGCTCACGCATCCCGACTGCAAGATCCCGGAGGCGCTTGCCATCCTGCGCCAGCGCGCGCCCAACGTGCGCCCGGAAATCAGTGTCATGACCTTCCCCGATCTCAACCAGGCATTGCGCGAGCACCGCGTCGACATTGCGATTCGCGGCAGGTATCCGCGCGAGGGCGAATTCAGTTACCTGCCCTTGTTTTCAGAAACCCATCGCGTCTATACCGCCGCAAAAAAAACCAGGGGCGGCGCCGGCGATCTGCCGCTGGTCTACCGGCCGCACCCATATGTCGACCAGGCGCTGGCGACCGAAGGCTACGCACGCGGGCCTGATGCCGGCGGCCTGGAAGCCATCGGCCTGCTGGTGGCGACCGGTTGCTATCTGGGCATCCTGCCGGTGCACTACGTCCAGCTGCTAGGCAAGCGCTATGCGCTCCGGGCGAGAAGCGACGGTCCGTCCTATCATCATCAGATCTGCGCAGTCACCGAATCGTCCCGTCCCTCCACGTATCGCGCAGACCTCTTCCTGGACATCCTCAGAGAACTGCATCCCGGCAATCAAGCAGCCTGA
- a CDS encoding agmatinase: MEQLTVAPRTGHKTLLYSELVTDMTDLKADIAILGVPFGSAYTPRQFTNDQSNAPQAIRDVTDRIVRAPEHYDFDIDGPLLQGRTDIRFVDCGDVLPDLAVPGDHQRRAELAIRQILRGGGMPIVLGGDHGITNPVLRGFDEVGPVTIVHIDAHLDWRDEVNGVRDGLSSVIRRASELPFVKHIVQIGLRAQGSGRPADYEAAKSWGADLISAYELHDIGMDAVLARIPDGGNYYLTIDADGLDPTIMPAVDGPAPGGVSFVQARKLIHGLVKKGRVVGMDIVEIQPVKDNASKLTCVTAGRLIVNLIGSTIRAGYFDKKNKA, from the coding sequence ATGGAGCAACTTACCGTAGCGCCGCGCACCGGCCACAAAACACTGCTGTATTCGGAGCTGGTCACCGACATGACCGACCTGAAGGCGGACATTGCAATCCTTGGCGTGCCGTTTGGTTCGGCTTACACGCCGCGCCAATTCACCAACGATCAGAGCAACGCGCCGCAGGCGATTCGCGATGTCACCGACCGCATCGTGCGCGCACCCGAACACTATGATTTCGATATCGACGGCCCGCTGCTGCAAGGCCGCACTGACATCCGTTTCGTCGATTGCGGCGACGTACTGCCGGATCTCGCGGTACCAGGCGATCATCAACGCCGCGCTGAACTGGCGATCCGGCAAATCCTGCGCGGCGGCGGCATGCCGATCGTGTTGGGCGGCGATCACGGCATCACTAATCCGGTGTTGCGCGGCTTCGACGAAGTCGGGCCGGTGACGATCGTGCACATCGATGCACATCTGGACTGGCGCGATGAAGTCAACGGCGTGCGCGACGGTTTGTCCAGCGTGATACGCCGCGCCTCCGAACTTCCGTTCGTCAAACATATCGTGCAGATCGGTCTACGCGCGCAAGGCAGCGGACGGCCTGCGGATTATGAAGCGGCCAAGTCCTGGGGAGCCGACCTGATCTCGGCCTACGAATTGCACGATATCGGCATGGATGCCGTGCTGGCGCGCATTCCCGACGGCGGCAATTATTATCTGACGATCGACGCCGACGGCCTCGATCCGACCATCATGCCGGCCGTCGACGGTCCGGCGCCCGGCGGCGTGAGCTTCGTGCAGGCGCGCAAACTGATCCATGGATTGGTGAAGAAGGGACGCGTGGTCGGCATGGATATCGTCGAAATCCAGCCGGTCAAGGACAACGCCAGCAAACTGACTTGCGTCACCGCCGGTCGCTTGATCGTCAATCTGATCGGCTCGACGATACGCGCCGGTTATTTCGACAAGAAGAACAAGGCGTAA
- a CDS encoding RidA family protein: MEHTRIRRFNTKDTYPEQNIDNDLCQAVVARGTTVFLRGQIGQNLDTSESVCIGDAKGQTEQAMYNIDMLLKEAGGKLEHICKVTIYISDPRYREDVYRVVGRWLKGVFPVSTGIVVSAFARPEYLVEVDATAVIPD, translated from the coding sequence ATGGAACACACGCGCATTCGCAGATTCAACACCAAAGATACTTATCCCGAACAAAACATCGACAACGATTTGTGCCAGGCGGTCGTCGCGCGTGGCACGACGGTGTTCCTGCGCGGCCAGATCGGGCAGAACCTGGATACCTCGGAAAGCGTCTGCATCGGCGACGCGAAAGGGCAGACCGAGCAAGCGATGTATAACATCGACATGCTGCTCAAGGAAGCCGGAGGCAAGCTGGAGCACATCTGCAAGGTGACGATCTACATCTCCGACCCGCGCTATCGCGAAGATGTGTATCGCGTGGTGGGCCGTTGGCTCAAGGGAGTGTTTCCGGTATCGACAGGTATTGTCGTGAGCGCTTTTGCGCGGCCGGAATATCTGGTGGAAGTGGATGCGACGGCAGTGATCCCGGACTGA